Below is a genomic region from Zea mays cultivar B73 chromosome 9, Zm-B73-REFERENCE-NAM-5.0, whole genome shotgun sequence.
tcgagggctacacctaTTGGGTGCACCTGGATACAAATATGGAACAAAGCTGCACTCAAAAGCTTATAAAAATCAAAGGGCACGATTCTTCCTTCGAGTCTCGAGCCAATTACTCTCAAAAGTTGGTTTGAGCATCGTGAGCTTATGGGGCATAGATATCCCCGGGGACCTCACGAACACTAAAACACATCATGGGCCACCTGACGGACCTCTCGATGGCTTGCCTAGCGAGACATGCCATTAGGCCACAACCCGGCCGGACGAGCTCGATCCAGGAAGACAAAGACCGGACGTCTGAGTTATGCGCAGATCGAAGCGCTGATATCTCGGGCGAACAGGTTGCGCACACCTAAAGGGCTAAACACTCGGTGTTACCTCGGCTGAGGAAGCGACTGAACTTCGGATAAGAAGGAATATATGCCACGTTAAAGGAGGATTTAGGTAGAGTAGATAGTGATCACAACTTGTAAAGGGATAACCCTCTGGTCACCTATATAAGGCCGAGGGGTAATACTATCTCTCATCGACCACATCCTAGCACCACCTCAAAGCTCATAGGCCCTCCTGTAGCAACCACATGCTACTAGATCGGCAGGAGAACTCATCCTCCACCACCCTAGCTCATTTGTAATCCGTATACCCCTAGTGCAATTCTAATATACAACATCAATAGGAAGTAAGGTGTTACACATTCTAGCGGTCTGAATCTGTATGAATCCTTGTGCAATCCGACGTGCTCCCGCATGTACCATCGAGTCGCAATCAACGATGACGTCCTGCTCAAAAGCATCTCGTGGGAAACTCCATGGTGCGCAGTCGGGTCATAAACACCGACAGAAATGCTGTAGAAGGTAGAGATATAGAGAGAGAAGTTGCTGACGTGGCATGAGGGGTAGGATATAGGGGGAGAAATATAGAGTGAACCGTTAAACTCAGTCTTAGTCAGGATAGCTAGCTGTCCACCAACCAAATAGTCTCATATTAGTTTTTCTAAATTGTCATTTAATTACTAAAACACAACGAGAGCTTTGTTGGAGTTCAAACTTCAAAGGAACTTTTGAAACTCAGCAACGGAAAACGAACTTGACTCTATTTCATACGGTGAAATCTTGTACAGTGTggttttttattttctgtttcttATATGCGGTCATCCGGCGCTTTTGCAGGTGGAGAGGCCAATTTGTCCCTCGAGCATAGCATTTCTGGCCTTAAACGGGGATCATGAAACATTCAGCAAGAGAGTTGTCACTTAAAAAAACAAATCTTACACAAGGGAGAAGGGTCAACGTACTGATATGTAACTCGTTTGGACCTAAGAAAGATCTAAAGTTCTAAACATAGATTATGTTCTTAATAGGCACATTTTAAAAGTTTATGAAGCGGATCGACACGAACGTGAAGTTATATAAGTATTTTTTATATAACTTCACGCGGTGCAATGCAACGATGCACGAACGCCGCCAGGCATAGGTAGCTCGTGCCGCCGTCCACCACGGCTCTCGACGCAGCCTCGCGGACGTTCGCCGTTTTCACTGCCATCGCGTCGTCTCCCATAGCCTCCATCACCAGCGCTGCGATCTCCTCCGCTCTCACCAGCGCCTCTTCCCCCTCCCAGCTCCACTGCTCAGCCCACACACCGAGCCCGCAACGGACCACCACGCTGGCGTTCACTCGCTGGTCCGCGAACCTCGGCCACGCCAGCACTGGCACGCCGCTGCTCACTGCCTCCGTCACCGAGTTCCATCCGCAGTGGCTGACGAACAGCGCCACGGCCGGGTGCCTGAGCACCTCCTCTTGCTCGACCCACGACTTGGTCACCAGGCCACGGCCTTGCACGCGCCGCAGGAAGGCCTCGCCAAGCAGTTCGCTGAGCTCCCCAGCGTCATCCCTGTCCACGACAGCGCCCTTCACAACCCACAAGAAGCGGTGGCCACACGCTTCCAGTCCGGCGGCGAGCTCCTTGATCTGGTCCTTGGGGAGAGCCTTGCGGCTACCAAAGCTGACATACACCACAGGCCGCGGCGGCTGCTCGTCCAGCCACGCCCTATAGTTCCCCTGTTTTTGCGCTGCCTCCCCTGTCTCCCGGAGGTCGTTCACCGGCATAAGCGGCCCCACGGCGAACACGGGCGGCAGAACGGAGAGCACGAAGCGACCCTGTAGTGCCTCGACGGCCTCCGGCTCCATGGCGTGGAAGGCGTTGACCAGGAGGCCGTCGGCTGTCGCGAGCGCTCGGCCATTCGCGACGAACTGCCGGGTGAAGATGTTATCGGGATCATGCAGCGCCTGTGGGACGGACGAACTTGGGATGCGGTACACGCCGGGCACGTCAACGTCGCCAACGCCATGTCCGGCACCGACGTCGTCAAGGTAGGTGGGAAAGTAGGCTTTGAATGAGAGCATCGTGGCCGACGCGGTGAAGAAGACGAAGCACGGGACGTGGAGCTCCCTGGCTACGGGTATGGCCACGGAGGCCAGCGCCATGTCCACGACGAGAGCGGACGCGCCTGCGCCAGCGAGGAGCGGGCCGAGGAGCGAGGGCGCGCAGCGGCGCAGGGCCTCGTAGCGGAGGTAGAATGGATCGGCGCCAGGGAATTCGGACGACGCGTCGAAAGGGGCAAAGCGGAGGTCCAGCTGCCGGATGGCGGGGAACGCAGCGTAGAGCGCGGCGATGTGGCGGGACTCCGCGGACGAAACTGTGGGCAGCGCCGTCACGAGGGAGATGTCGCAACCGTGGCCGGCGGAAAGCGCGACCGCGAGGCGGGTGAACGGGACCAGGTGGCCCATGCCAGCGCTCGGGAAGAGGACGATGCGCGGGGAGCTTCGTGAGCCGTGGCTGGACCTGGAGGGCGATGATGGTGCCGGCGAGGACATGGTCGAACACCTGGGTTGTGTGGCCGAAGGGGTGGAGCTGGTACGTTGGTGTGGCTAGTAAAGTGTGATTAGTGTTGGTGACTGATGCGACTTTGCCAGTACTCCGTATACCACCAACCAACTTCTTTAGTATTTGGATTTTGGACAGATGCATGACTTCCAATGCAGTAGGGTTCTTCGGAATGCGTGGCAAATTTGATCTCTACAAACAAATTCGGTCACGCGCACAATAATTGAAGGGCAGCTATATTCTATATTCTATGTAGTGAACTGTTACCACGTTGGGCACGCGTAGAACCATTGCCACTCAATTGGACATTTAGGGGTGCCAAAGTTTAACAATATATTTGTTGCTAAACTTTAGCAATTAGAGATTAAATAGAAATGCTGAAACAAGTTAAAAATAAAGTGCTAAACTTTAGTATTTATTAGCGGTTTAGTTTCTTTAAGATGTGCTAAAGGGAGATAAAGTTAGTCCACGACAAGGAAAATACATTTCCTATTTTTTACCCCACACTCTTTCTCCCACATCGTATTAATTAAGGGTATAGATGTCTTTCTATATTCATTTGCTAACTTTAGCACTTGCATCGAAACACAGGTAGCTAAACATTCGCTATCCAATTAGGAGTGCTAAAGTAGTGTATGGGATCCAAAGAGGCCTTTAATACTCCCTTTgtcccaaaataaaatttgttttacTGATTCATTCAATAGTTAATGTATTTGTTTTACATATGTGTCTAGATTCGTTATCATCCATTTGAACATAGACATAAAAATTAAGAGGTAAAACAACTAATATTTTGGAACGAAGGGAGTATATAACTAGTACAATGTCTAGGTATTGCAACAGCACCGAAATCATATTTGATGGTATACTGCAATGATACAACACGTGAGGGTCCAGTGGCAAGCCAGTGTGATGGACCATTCCcacaaaaaataaatttaaattAAAGTAGCCCTCAccaaaaaataaatttaatattaaaGTA
It encodes:
- the LOC100217220 gene encoding UDP-glucose:2-hydroxyflavanone C-glucosyltransferase-like, with product MSSPAPSSPSRSSHGSRSSPRIVLFPSAGMGHLVPFTRLAVALSAGHGCDISLVTALPTVSSAESRHIAALYAAFPAIRQLDLRFAPFDASSEFPGADPFYLRYEALRRCAPSLLGPLLAGAGASALVVDMALASVAIPVARELHVPCFVFFTASATMLSFKAYFPTYLDDVGAGHGVGDVDVPGVYRIPSSSVPQALHDPDNIFTRQFVANGRALATADGLLVNAFHAMEPEAVEALQGRFVLSVLPPVFAVGPLMPVNDLRETGEAAQKQGNYRAWLDEQPPRPVVYVSFGSRKALPKDQIKELAAGLEACGHRFLWVVKGAVVDRDDAGELSELLGEAFLRRVQGRGLVTKSWVEQEEVLRHPAVALFVSHCGWNSVTEAVSSGVPVLAWPRFADQRVNASVVVRCGLGVWAEQWSWEGEEALVRAEEIAALVMEAMGDDAMAVKTANVREAASRAVVDGGTSYLCLAAFVHRCIAPREVI